In Deltaproteobacteria bacterium, the genomic stretch CCCAGACGTCCCGTGCAGAATCATACTCAGACCTGGAACAAAAATCTGGTACAGGAGAATATAGCCAATGATGAGCAGACGATAAGGAGGGGCAATGGCAATAAAAGGACTGTTCCCCCGGAACACGTCCTGATTCGTTGTAGTAGCAGCCCAATACTCTCTTTGCATAGAGTGCCGTTAATTCCACGCGGCGAGATCTACACCCAATATCTCAGCAAGTCTCTGATTGAAGGGCTGAAATTCGTCATCCAGTTCAGCAAGAATTTCCCGCTCTCGCTCGTCTTTTTGCAGAGCCGACCGCGTAGACATGATTTTGAGATAGAAACGTTTACCCATGTGTCTGAGTTTTCCCTCAGGGAAAAATCCGGATACTCTTTTCACCATTCGGTGCACGGGGACAGAGCGTATACCGGTAGACTCATTGCGGCGTTCAAAATTATAGGTTTCGTAGAAGCTCGGATCGATTCCAATCATTTCCGATAGGTTTCTGAGAATCGGTAAAGGCTCCTCTCTCAGCCTTTCAAATATCAATACAGACACACGATCCCGGCCAAGACGTTCAATCCACTTCGACACATACTCGGCATACCGACTGTACACGATCTCTTTACGGATGACATCCACGATCCCGGACAGTGCAGCATCCACCGGACCTACGACAGGAAGACCGTTCGCTATGCGCACGAATTGAGCAAAAGAGAGCGATGCTGGTATAGTGCTGAGATTGTTGCGGGCATATCGATATGCTGAGTACGTTCTTTCAGACGGCTTCCGCAAAATAAAAACCACATGGGGAAGAGGGTCAAATGCCGCAAGCACGTCAAGAGCCGTTTCTTGATACAGATACTGCGAGGTCGCTTCAAGAAAAATCTGGGGATTTTTCTTGTGAGAGGAGTGAGCAAAATACTGCTTGTATCCTTCGAGGCCATGGTCATGGTAGTTGGCATGAACTCGAAATTGTGGGTGTCCTTTATCCATGAAATAAAATGGTTCCTTGATCCTGGAACCACAAACTTCCGGATGATCAGTCAACCATGTAAAGAGAGAACTAGTACCGCATCGAGGTGCGCCTCCAATAATTACATTAGGCAGGATCATCATCGTCGCTCGTCACATGACCTTAAGAGTTCTCGTTCTCACGTGGAATGATTTTTTGATAGAAATCTTCGTATCGTCTTACATTGTTTTCTATAGCAAATTTTTCCCTTATAAATGTCTCTCCGAATCTTCCCATTTCCTCTCTTCCTGTCGCATTTTCCGACAGTGCAATGATCGCGTTCCGCATATCGGAGAAATCTCTACACAAAAATCCGGACTTATTATGAACGACCACCTCTCGGCATCCTTCAAAAGCTATGACAGGTAGGCCAAAAGCTTGAGCTTCGATCAGCACTCTGGCAATTCCTTCTATCCCAGGATAAATGACAAAATCCAATGCTC encodes the following:
- a CDS encoding sulfotransferase domain-containing protein, which codes for MMILPNVIIGGAPRCGTSSLFTWLTDHPEVCGSRIKEPFYFMDKGHPQFRVHANYHDHGLEGYKQYFAHSSHKKNPQIFLEATSQYLYQETALDVLAAFDPLPHVVFILRKPSERTYSAYRYARNNLSTIPASLSFAQFVRIANGLPVVGPVDAALSGIVDVIRKEIVYSRYAEYVSKWIERLGRDRVSVLIFERLREEPLPILRNLSEMIGIDPSFYETYNFERRNESTGIRSVPVHRMVKRVSGFFPEGKLRHMGKRFYLKIMSTRSALQKDEREREILAELDDEFQPFNQRLAEILGVDLAAWN